Part of the Carassius carassius chromosome 20, fCarCar2.1, whole genome shotgun sequence genome, ttgatacaaATGACACTAAAGAAGACATTTACagaaaaacatttctatttcaaataaatgctgtttatttagaatagaatgtatcatggtttccacaaaaatattaagcagaaatgCAGAAACCTTGCTGTGTTTCTGTGCATGTAGTTCCTAGTGTGTCTGTCTACGAGAAGAACGGATTGAGCCTGAAGATCCAGTGTGACAAACAAACAGAAACCGAGGTCACGGTCACCCTTACTGCCTCTAACTCTACTCAGAATGACATCACCAACTTCACTCTTCAAGCAGCGGTACCAAAGGTCTGTACCCACTTCATTTTTAAACTTACTCTGTttttcacacacaaacaacagATATTCATTTCAACAGCCATATTAACAGGTAACCGCATTCACACTGTTTACGAAAACTATTTCTTCActgaacccttttttttttttttttttttacactgcacTCTGAATCCAAATGATTTACATAGTTTACACTTGTTCTACTTAAAATAGTTTTGGTTCCGTTCTGTGTAGATTAATTGCTATTTGATTCTCCACCACATGTAAATTAAATGTCTCAATAAATacgttttaaatacatttcattttataatttatgcatttattaaaaagaagTACCTGTTATTGTCCAGTTACCTTCAGTTGATTGCATTATAGCTTTAAAGAATCTGTTAAAAACCCACTATTTTTATGActtaagatgattttttttatatttattggtcttatttgattattattgattattgcaCTAGAGGTATTTTTCATTTGCTTTCAAACACCTTTAACATACAAACACCCTGTAAAAATCCTTAATGTTTTGTGTAAAGCAGGCCTTACttaattctattttattaattttttttttaaatctactcCCACatttaacttgataaagaaattcTATAATGCAGAAGCATTTGGATGCCATCATCTCTTAAAATCAATCATATATCCCTCTTTAGAGTGTTCAGTTGCAAATGAAGGCTCCGAGTGGTAATGTGATTCCAGCACATGGCCTTGGTCAGGTCACACAGACTGTTTTACTTAACAACCCTAACAAGGCAAGTCTATCCTGCTTTAGATTTGTGCAGCTGTCTTTCTTACTAAACCTGTCAGCACTATTTATGCACAAACTTGATTATACTTTTATTCCACCCCTCCCCTACCCCCTACAGGTCAGCCTTAAGATGCGGGTCCGTGTGGCTTACTCAAATCAGGGTGCAATGCATCAGGACACATTACAGATTGACTCCTTTCCTAGCGCAGCCTGTCAGCCATCAGTCGGCCCTTTGTGACAGACCTACTCGTGTCCAGAATCTCCAAGACTGTCTTTCCAAAAAGATGGAGATCGCTGGAAATAGGCAGCGGTTTGTCAACCCCTCTATTATGGACTAAACGCTGTCCCAGCACAGATTTGATACAACAGGTTGTTATGAAGTGTTGTATTATTTTGAATTGTCTGGAACAAAGTGTGGTTTCATGTGCTGGCATTACTGCTAAAGATTAAACAGTCAAACTAACGTGCACTATCATTTGATAAGACCCTTTGTGCACTGTCACAAGTAAGTAAGTTGAACTTGAATTAGTAATATCTTTCATGTGTACCTCCATAACTGATTATTCAGATACTTTCTGGGAACGAATAACACGAGCTGTGAGGTCAGTTGAGCTCCAATTGCCTTACTGTTATCATAGCCTTTCTCGTCATGGTTTTTGTTGGTTTATCTTTTCCTCTCAAAGTCTCAGGATATTCCTAGAGCAccattatatcattatattgaCAGTGAATGTTACCTTACCATCTCACATATTTACAATAATCGACTCATAATTCTCaacctcactgtgtgtgtgtgtgaaaccacAGATATCTATTGTTTATTCTTGTTTCATccaaacaaaatacaataaatcatATATACGATATGATGCACTGCATTCAAGATATGAGTTTTAGGAAGATGATTGTTTAGTCAGCATCTCTTTTAGGATATAACATCGCTTATTGTATGTTCAAGGGCCAGGGTTATTATGGTTCTTATACTAAAAACACTTTTGTTCCttgaaataaataacttttatatatatatatatatttttttttattatttatctaacttattttaacatttcttaatttattttgttgaacTTGAATATGCTATGAATAAAACCTATAtagacatgtaaaaaaaaatgacagacatgcaacaaaataactgtttaaagagaaaaaaaaattataggctaataataaaatgtacaataacAAATTAACGCTGTCAAGATCTGGATGATGATAATgagttgaatttatttttataaaaaagcaAGACTAGTTTTCTTCATGAGCCCATACAAGGGAGCAGTTTCATCTTAAAACTtaagtaaatgtgtttttaagtgCACAATTTTATACGGTCATATACtgcagaataaaaaaagtaaactgtTCAGTATGCGTCTGCATATGTTAACTCAATCCCAAGCAGCTGTGATCACGCTAACATGATTAAGACAGTGATTTACAAAGCCAAATGTCCACTTTTGGCTATAAACACCAGAGCCTCCTGGCAATTCTGCTGTTTTGACGTACATGATAACACAGATTTCCACTATGTACAGTCTTAACGGAATAGATTAGAGGAAAGACACTGGGGGACTGCAGGGCCAGTGCAGGGTTTGCCCTCCTCGGAGAGCAAGAACTAAATGCAggacagaccctccctggatcttGTAGTCAGCAGCAGTCTTCTCATCATTCCTGAAATAAAGAAAGACAGGAGAGATGGAGTTTTGCCTTATGTATTTGAATGCAAACTGACGTATTAATGGGGATCTTTACATTTGTTTTCCGCTATAAATGAGTCTTTGCTGTTGTGGAGGGATCCCCTCCTTTTCTTCCACCCTCTCTTTGATTCTCTCCACCTTGTTGGAAAGAATAAAATTCATTTTCAAATACTTCCAATGATAAAGAAAAACGATTCCCATTTTTAACACAGAAAGCATACCTTGTCTGTAGGCTCGATGTCAATTTCTATTTCTTTGCCTGTGAGTGTCTAAACCAcgatacaaaaataattaaatataaagcaTCTCAATGACTCAACTACTAATACAAGACATTATTCTTCACTTTGACAAGTCGATTAATCATCCATTAAAAAATCAACCCAAATCAAACACCAACAACGTTGATCATACTGGACAGAATACACAAGGCAGCGACAAAAATTACTTACCTTAACTTTAATCAACATATTGACGTCTGTGTTTTATTTCATACACATTAAACAGAATCcagataatatatttttaacactagttgtaaatatatatatatatatatatatctattgcTAAAACGCCTCTACGAGGGGAAAAAACTTCCTGTGTATCCGAAATAAATTCCGGGTGTTTTGGTAGAACGCGATGGTTCCGGGTTTCGGCGTCTTGTTATCAAATTGTGGATTGCTAAAGAACTACTTATAATCCGAATATAAacaaatacagataaatatacacatttcgATTAGTTAGTAAATACTGCTggctccttttctttttttttctttttttaacctcCCCAGTGCCAGCTGTCACAAATTACTAATTAGACCTAGTAGCGGAATTCAGCCGCTTACATAAAGTATTTGGTTTGCGTCTCACTGGGTTAGGACAAGCTGATCATGAATTACTTATGGCTAAGCTGTTTGGTTTTTGCAGTTGCCACACCATTTGTAATGCCTGAAGATAGTCAGAATGGTAAtgtttattttggcacaaaaataTGATGTATTATACATTCTCAAGAAGCTAAACCAACATTTAAAAGAATACAGCTTGAGCTGGTAGTTGTGTTTTGGAACACAGCAGTTGATCATTAGCTGGTAAACCAACCTCAAAGCTTTAAAGGCAAGTAGATAGTTAGTTTATTGCTAATTATCTGCTTTGAAACCAGCTTCCAAACAAAGATAGTTGGCTCTGGATTGGCTTTTTGAGGAGTTATTCTATTTTCTTCAACTTTCAGGTACACATGAATACTCTCTCTCCCTTTTTCTATAGATGTCCAAATTACATGTGGGGAGCGTTCCGTTCATGTTCAGTGGAAAGTGGACAAATCGATGACTGGAAATCCTGCTCGTCTTTTCCTGGGTAACTGCTTTGCTTCATACTTCTCAAATCTGTCAAATGAAGGAGGAGTTGCAGACTTCTACTATGGACTTAATGATTGTGGCTTCAGACGAATGGTAAGTTTGATTTAACTAATCTCAGAGTCCTGAAATTATggcgatttttatttttttctcccttccAATTAGGCAACATTGAAATACTTGGTGTATGAGAACAAGGTAAACTACAGGCCACTGCCTAAGCCCAACCCTCCTTCTTTCAGCTATCCAGTTAGATGTGTGTATGACAGGTAAACACAACTAGGTACTCAAGTCTTTACCAGGACTCTCATCCCCAAATCATTCCCATTAATGTACAATCATTTCAATTGCTATCAGGCCGAAGGGTTGGACTCCTGCTTTCCAGAGTTCTTCTGCTGGTTTTATTCAGGGTCATGGAGAACTGGCCTTTCACATGGCAATTCTCAATTGTAAGCAGGAAAATATAATGATTCTCTTGGTCTTTTTAGAACAATAACTTCCATATCATAATCCCTCCAGATAATTTAAGTGGCCCTGCAGAATCCAATGTCTTTCCACTGGGATCTTTTGTTCCTATTTGGGCTAGTGTTGACCAGCAAGCCCATCAGCCTCTGCTGCTGCTTCTGGAGGAATGTGTAGCCTCCACAACATTCGAAATCTACCCAGATAGTCTTACATACCCACTCATCACCAACAAAGGGTGtgtacatttatgattatttGAAATATCTATTAGTCAATGTTATCTTCAATTTAGTGGCCATGTTTTTATAATTGACTTCATGTGAACCCATCATAGCTGTCTCGTGGATGGTAAGAAGAGCTTTTCAAAGTTTTTGCCAAGGCAACACTCTTCCTCGATTATTCTTAACCTCCAAGCTTTCAGCTTTGCTTTGGGAGAAGAGGTGAGTGAGTGCCTTCAGAGGAAAATGGTCAATTGTTAAACCTCTATTTGTCGctggctttttatttatttttttgctgcagGTCTACATCCATTGCAAATTAATTGCATGGGACCCTGACAACGTCAGCAACGCAAAGAAGGCCTGCAATTATAATAAAGCCACAGGAGAGTAGGTGTAAacttgattagattttttttttaatccaagttGATGGGATTTACTGGAAAATCTTATAATGCTGCTTTCATAAAAGGTGGGAGCTTTTAGATGACCCATTACGGAGTTCTGTTTGTCAGTGCTGTGATACAACATGTCAAGGCCGTGGAAAGAGGGACGCAGAATCTGGTAAATCAAAAGGATATTGACAACTGTTAAATATGGCAAAGACTGGAATAAGGGTTCGTTAACATGCAATGTGTCTGGATTACAGCACCTCAGGGACTGGTACTAAAGTCAGTGTTGGGACCTTTGACATTTACAGAAGTTTCACCATGATGTTGCTCCGTGCCATCCTTCCTCTTTTGTAATTATGTTCTAAGAATTGTTTAATATTGTCTTAAAGTATTATGCATATAGTGGTTTGTTTTTCCTCATTGGTAGGCTGAGTGTCGGTCTAGTGATGCAGTGGATGACCAACAGGTCAGTGGAGAGTACTCTGTAGATCACCAATTGTTggattaactttttctttttttatatatatatatatatatttttttttaaggtgctgAATTCCTGATTTGAGAGCGTGACTAGGAGTGGTGCTAAGAAGTGCTCTGAGATTGATGGATCGATTAATTTTTTGGACCGCTCCATCTTCTATACATGTTATCCATTAAAGGTCTATGAAATCTCCTTTGAGTCTATTATTTGAAGCCTTCTTGCTGTGATCTTATGCTCTAAAATAAGAAGCGTCAACTCCGTTCTGTCTATTGATGGCACCTAAATTGGCTCAGTTTTTCCTTCAGGGCCCgtgttcacaaaacattcttacaACTAAGAGTTCTCCTAAACGGCAGTAAAAGTTTAGCTAAGCATTTTCTCTTAAAATCTATTCACAAAACTGCGGAGACCAACTTTTACTAAGGAATGGAGAGGTCTTAAGCTAAGAGTAatattcatagaaatattgtagTGCGCAAAATTGCCATATTCAAAAGTtaattgccacattcaaataaagattttaaaatgcaggaTGAGTGTCACTAAACAAGTGTATGTTCAGCTTATTGTCAGCCTCTTACATGTATGCTCTTCATAATTAGTGAATGTGTATAAACAGCCTtttaatgaacagagtaaaataagCACGACTGATAGTAATAcatgcaaatttaaaaaaaaataataataattgcaagaACACTTGCCCAACTGGTTCATGAAAACAAGGGTATAACCAAAGGATTAGGAGTTGGGATGACCTCCAAAATGGTgattaccttttcaaaaggtcaTTTTCATCAATGTTTATGTTCGGTGGCAGATTTCTGGCAACAGCCATTTTAGGATAGTTTGTGGCTTGGGAGTCCTCTTCACTACTCGTGTTTAACAGATTTAGAAGCTGTTTTACTGCTAAAATGCTTCGTGAAATACTCCTAGAGCACCGTTTTGAAGTCCTAAATTTAGAATTGACACgccaataattttttatattttctcttaTATCGGCGGGTTATGGGCAACTTTTAGCctgttttaagatattttatgtatACGGACCCAGACATATAATTAAACTGATTACTCCTAAGAAAGCAGATTCTAGAATGCATCGTGGAAAACTAAGAGTACATTAAAATTCCTTCAAAATCTTTGAAATCTGGTTAATCTGATTTATATAAAGAATGAAAATCTTAGCTCAGGTGTGAAATAAAAATGCAGGTATTCACTGACCCTGTATgctcatcattttttttaatgctgcacATGTAATGCTGCCTGGGAGTGATTACTTTAGGAAGTAATAGACTGTTAAACAGTTCTTTCTGTAAATGTTGCCAGAACTGTTATAATGTAATCAtggtatattttaattaaatgtgcaTGTTGTGAAAATCCTATGCCTGGTGTTCAAATAGATTACCAACGTAGCAGTATAAAACTAAATATGTATCCATTTAAATGTTCTTCTAGTTTATATGCGTATTACACCACATAATTAAACATTATGTTGCACTAATCTCTTCGTGAACACTGTACTACAAATATCGGTAACATTTCATGTGATCAGAGTTGGACCATTAGCAGCTGATGCTCATTAAGCTCATttgaaaaatgcatttcagaTGTGAATCCGTTAATCAGGTTACCTATCAATCAAAGTGCATAAGTATTTCCTTGAAGTATGCTACAGCATGTTGTCAGAATGccttcctttttgttttttgtgttttcaaCTCTGGCTGTGACACAAGCAGGTAATGTGAGACTTAGACCAGATAGAGTATTTTAACACCAAGCCTGTAGCCTTCACATCTCACACTATTGCTGATTTTTTTACACACTGATTCCAAGTCTGTCTCCAAATTCACTTCATTTCAGCAGTCACTGTGGACTGTGGTAAAAACTCTGTCTCTGTACGATGGGTTGATGTAAACTCTCAAGTGGATCCATCACTACTCCGCCTAGGTGACTGTCCTCCAACCCAGGTTTCAGTAAATCCTCAAGTGTCTGAGGCAGTGTTCTATGCTGAATTTTTGACCTGTAATATTAGGAGGCTGGTGAGTTTGGTGATGAATTTCACTGTAACTCCATGTTAGTAAATGGTAACCGATTTGTGTTTGGACATATGAATCACTGGGCTATTAGTTAATAACTCTTTCCTAAGAAGTGCAAAGGGTACTTAACGGCTCTTAAAAGGGAACTTCTTTGGGCCATATTCAACTCCTAAAACTTTGCGTTGTTGGAGATATTTGTACATGCTATAAGACATGGATCGAAAGTACTGCGATCTGTTTATCGACTGTGAAAAGTGACACCGCTTATGTTGGATTTGGCAGTGCTCTAGATTACAAAAGGTTGTGTTTATTGTTTAATGCATTCAACTGGCAATAGAATACAGAAAAGTATTAAAGCGTCCTCAATCTTTTTACCTTCATAGGTGACAACCAATGAGATTAGATTTGAGACCGAGATCACTTCTCCCACATTGTCGAAAGCAACACCATTTTATTACCCTGTAGTCTGCGTATATGAAAGGTGACatctttgtttattaaaatgtaccTGAAGACCTTCTTTTAGTGGCATATTACTGCTTGAAGACCTGTTGATTAATGCAGATCAAAACTGCTGCCTTCCTTTCAGGAAAGATGACTGGGTTCCTCCTTTGTATGGTCCTCTGCTGTTTCATACACATGGCCAGGGAGATCTGGCATTTGGTATGGCTCTCATGAAGGGTATGTATGCACTCTTGTAAAGAGATGTTGGTTACTTAAATATACAATGATCTTACATCTTTCTCTTTGTAGATGACTTCAGTGGTGTGGCCACTACCACAACCTTCTCACTAGGCTCAATGATCCCAATTGCTGCCTCAGTCGCCCAGCAGAACCATCAGCCATTAATACTGCTGCTGGATGAATGTTTGGCTTCCACAACATCAGAATTGACTCCAGATTCTCGTGTTTACCCACTAATTACCAACAAGGGGTATGCGTGTAGACCAGATGTGCTCTTTCTGAAGCCTAACATGTTTTCATGTGATTAGCAGCATTCTTAatcttaatacaatttaaaaccgaatacttttttttttttttttttgatttaaggTGTCTTGTAGACAGCAAAAATTCAAACTCCACATTTCTGCCAAGAAATCAGTTGTCAGAGATCAGACTGAGTCTTCAAGCTTTCAAGTTTGCCACTGGAGAAGATGCAAGTTCACTTGCTTTATTTACTTTGTTCATTCATTTGGTCAAGTGTTTGAACTTATTTTGCATCAACATCCTCAGGTCTACCTGCATTGCAGGCTTGTGGCACGGGAACCAAGGGACCTAGATGGTGGCAATAAAGCTTGTCAATATGACCGGACCAGCTCACGGTAtgataattaaaaatttaaagccCCTTGAAGAATTTATGAATGGGCTCTTTCTCTGTTTACAGATGGGTGCTGGTTGATGATCCATCGCAGAGTTCTCTCTGCAGCTGCTGTGACACTAACTGCCAAGGAAGAAAGAAAAGAGGAATAACAGCAGGTCACTGTTCCCTATTTTTGCTTAACATCTTTATATTGCCATATATATGTGCACCATTTCATGAGTCCATGTGAAGAGAATCATTGAGTTTTACTACTTGACATGAACTGACTGATTGCATGATCTACAGATTCCACCGCTTTAAACTCTGTTATTGGGCCTCTGGTTATAACTTGAAACTTAGGACTGGGTCATACCTCAATGGATTTTACAAGGTTTGATATTTTGCTTTATTGCTTAtttatattgctttattttatattgtgCTTTTCCACTTACAGTCATGgacaaaagttttggcagtgatgcattgtgttttgcaaagttcgCTGCTTTAGTAATTGATTTTTCCATATGTTTCTATGATTATACTGAAAAATAATTATAGGCATataagttttaaaggcttttattgacctAAAGAGTCAATAGTTAGTGTTGACCCTTGTTGTTCATAACTTCTGCAATTCACTCTGGCATaatggatattagcttctgggcaaAATCCTAACTCATGGCGATCCATTTTTCCTTTAGTTCTcaagttgatcacaatttgtgggcttctgcttgtccactcaccTTTTTGAGGACTGtccacaggttctctatgggattgagatccaGGGAGTTGCCTGGCCACGGATCCAAAACTTCAAGCtactttatcactcttgctttgtgacatggtgcctCTTGCTGAACAATTCATGGATCATTAGCAAATTGCTCATGGATAGTTTGGAAATTGTCGCTCTTGCAGGAAGTTTTGATACCATCCTTTATTCATGgaagtgtttttgggcagaattatgagaacACACTCCCTTGGTTAAAAAGTAACCCCACatatggatggtctcaggatgcttcactattggcacaacacaggactcatggtGGCGTTCACCTTTTCTCAGAACAGttgattttccagatgtcccaaacagttgTAAGGGAGcttcagagaaaataactttgcaccagtcttctaCTGTCCAATCtttgtacttcctgcagaatttcagtctgtccttcactttttttttttttcctttgagagaagtggcttctttgctgcccttcttgacaccaggccattgtACAAAAGTCTTGgcttcactgtgtgtgcagatgctctcacacccaCCTGCAGTCATTCCTGAGCAACTACACTGTGACCTGATTCCATAGCCGACTGCTAATGAGGAGATGGTTCTGGTGCTTGCTGGATGCTTGCTCTGGGatgtcctgaagacttcttcactgcagtcgaacctctctccttgaagttctaGATGATATGGttaatggttctttcaggtgcaatattctttttagcaatttccttgcatgttAGGCCATTTTGAAGCAAAGCAATGATGGCTGCGCTagtttctttggaggtaaccattgcCAACAAGAACACCGTAATTGGGAGCGTTTCTTCCCTCCTTTTTATAGCATTACATTTGCTCTTACAATCTAATTTAGTATGatttctatagtgactcgtcgattcgtcgctTGAGAATGTCGCTTGAGAATGTCGCTTGAGAATGTCgcttgagaatgtcttgagtcttaaccaggaacatattctgagttgaattaacttactcccggatgtgtttttggaaccacatacctcgagtcaGCAAGGTTTTGGGTTGATCAACCGAAAGTTCAGGGTTTAGTtcacggtaagttaaccctgctctctggaatacacccctggtcattttgtgtcaggatcaaaaaagtgaaatttagtttttttgtgaagTTTTTGCAGTTGTTtaatgcatctgatcactctacacaatcTAGAAACGCGGTGtatgaacaccacaacagcttaagcaacaaactttgcaaaacacaagtTATCCctgtcaaaacttttggccatgactataTGTGACGACTATTCAATGTTGAATTATTTTCAAAGATTGGGGGCCTCTAAGGTACTGGAGTTTTTTTGGACGTCTGGGTGGAGCTGATCCTATTCAACGGTTGTAATTCTTAATCTAAATAAAACATTCTAAATGTGGACATTGTTCATTATTACCTATACTAAATATTGAGTTAAGTGCCCccaaaccattttgtttttagtgcctacacacacacacacacaccaaattataaaaaaaaaaaaaattgtgagattGATGCTTTCTAACTAAAGTAAACAAATGAGCACAACTGATATTTCTCTCACAGTTGTGATGGACAAAAGCACAGGTAGTTTGAATTCAGCATGTGGCTTTGTTCCACCACACACTGAATGATAGTAAAGACCGTTTTAAAGCCactttttataattttactaAACTCTGCCATCAACTGGTGAATTATTTCAGTGATACCTGCGGTCCTGTGCTTATTCGATGCCCAGTTGACAGAAATTAACTCGTTACTCTTAACAACTGCAGGTAAATTATTCAGATAAACGCCATTCATAATAGTAAAATTTAGTCATAGAATAAACAATTTTACCACAATCCACAATTTGCTCGCATTCCAATTTGAAGTTACAGCATTAttaatatagataaatatattaatgttagCCTGAAACATGTTTTTCCAGCTTAATGCGTACATCTCTGttaattgaatattttaataCTAATTAGTTTTTGTAGTTGACCTCTTTCATAGTAGTGAAATGAACTAGTTTCACTGTAACAAATGTTATGTGAGAAGGGAAAAAGTTTGTTGTGTTCAGCTGTGGCCATCTATTTTGTGAGAACTGCATAAATACAAGTGAGTAATCGTTATGCTGTACGCTCATTTtgagattattttaaatgtttttttattctattttcgaGGCTAGTTTTAATCACTTAGTAAATGTAATATCCTCCTAAAGGTCAGTGCTGAGTTTATCATGCTAACTGTAACTACCTTCACATATCAGGTAAGTCCTGTCCAACCCAAATTGAGAGACCAGATGATCTCAGCAACATTCATTATCTTGTTTTAAAAGGCCTTACTCAACATGGGAGGGCCTGGATGGGTCTAGGCCATCTTGGAAACTATGCTCCTACCCACCCACCAACTTCACAGCTCTACCCTGAGGGTCCCTTTGCACACACTGGAGGTGGGCCTGGTGGTGAAAAATAGTTTGGAGTGCTAAATGTGGGTCTGTTTATACAGTTTACCAATGAGAGATTAAGGTCATGAACATTAAAGTCAAAATTGGTTCACAACTAGTTATCAGTAAGAAATAAGTAGGCCTACATGCTAAGAATCTTTTTTTGTCAACCTCCTGAATActttatgtaattaaaaattagCAGGAAGTAGCAATAATGTACagattgtttttaattgtttgacTAAAAAAGAGATAAAAGTAGAGTTATTAAAACCCTAACTGCAttactaatatttatgtatttattattcatatttgtcACTATGGTTATGTGcattaatattaatttgaaaaaaaggATTAACTTTGATTacaaacaatatttaaacaacCATATGTTGCCTATATattcctttcatttttttttttctggaagatGAAGCCACaggaaaatatgtttttcaaagatCCAGTGAAACTTCTGGAACATATTGCACAGGCCATTTACTGcttatcaaatacattttatttgtcaaaataaaGCACAGTTGATTATGTGTTTTGGAAAATTAATCTTGGTAGTGGGAGGCAAAGAGGAATTGgagggaaaaataaaaacaaaggggATGGGGTCAAATTTCATTtgttccttatgaaatacaaagcaCTTTAGTTGACCATGTTGTTCTGCATTGACTGACCATGATGGAAGTTGGCCTACAGGCTCATCGAAAAGGTTTCAATACTTACACAATACACATACAATATAATAACAGTACATAGCAGCAGTACTTCAGATGAGAGAACTTTCATTATcatatgtacagtaaatacagtagcACATGTTGTACAGTACACTCTCAAACTCATTTATATGTATAGCCAAGTCCTTTCATGTACTATTTTTGCAGAACTGAGAGACGA contains:
- the LOC132096251 gene encoding NEDD8-like → MLIKVKTLTGKEIEIDIEPTDKVERIKERVEEKEGIPPQQQRLIYSGKQMNDEKTAADYKIQGGSVLHLVLALRGGQTLHWPCSPPVSFL
- the LOC132096250 gene encoding zona pellucida sperm-binding protein 3-like, with the protein product MNYLWLSCLVFAVATPFVMPEDSQNDVQITCGERSVHVQWKVDKSMTGNPARLFLGNCFASYFSNLSNEGGVADFYYGLNDCGFRRMATLKYLVYENKVNYRPLPKPNPPSFSYPVRCVYDRPKGWTPAFQSSSAGFIQGHGELAFHMAILNYNLSGPAESNVFPLGSFVPIWASVDQQAHQPLLLLLEECVASTTFEIYPDSLTYPLITNKGCLVDGKKSFSKFLPRQHSSSIILNLQAFSFALGEEVYIHCKLIAWDPDNVSNAKKACNYNKATGEWELLDDPLRSSVCQCCDTTCQGRGKRDAESAPQGLVLKSVLGPLTFTEVSP
- the LOC132096982 gene encoding zona pellucida sperm-binding protein 3-like; translated protein: MPSFLFFVFSTLAVTQAAVTVDCGKNSVSVRWVDVNSQVDPSLLRLGDCPPTQVSVNPQVSEAVFYAEFLTCNIRRLVTTNEIRFETEITSPTLSKATPFYYPVVCVYERKDDWVPPLYGPLLFHTHGQGDLAFGMALMKDDFSGVATTTTFSLGSMIPIAASVAQQNHQPLILLLDECLASTTSELTPDSRVYPLITNKGCLVDSKNSNSTFLPRNQLSEIRLSLQAFKFATGEDVYLHCRLVAREPRDLDGGNKACQYDRTSSRWVLVDDPSQSSLCSCCDTNCQGRKKRGITADSTALNSVIGPLVIT